In Bacillus sp. 2205SS5-2, a single genomic region encodes these proteins:
- a CDS encoding tetratricopeptide repeat protein, with protein sequence MRKGLRAQKERGKLVSFVPTGEYYFNKGVKAYHRQELQKSSKYLERAFQLEPLEPMIACQLAIVKTELGDYQQSNELLHVIVEELDPHMTECHYFLSNNYAHLGLFKEAYTHVTQYLEHDKIGEFNEDAEDLLDLLELDSDESLETLYEQDELISKQDEARKLLESGNFQKAIALLEEVIEEFPEFWSAYNNLALAHFYLGELEKAKEILEKVLEENPGNLHALCNLAVFHFYQQEQTKLTEIVKGLEKVRPIAFEHRFKLGATFALIGKFELAYQWLKNLQKQGYDTETGFYYWLAKAAYFTGHEESARNAWKKVLLESPEKEGEEPWIDQNETVEGFENHIPSLLKKLKSKHQEERIFGLFLLSVSDKQKQMLSHPNFTNISEFNLLEKLYLAEILQKEKSSAFEPDARICKLQETALYLYKYYQPVDPVSSGLYLLWFTIGINGLNGGESFTNARAFAAATEYIWLKLRSEATTQKEVSEKYGISPATLAKYTKIVNKYLI encoded by the coding sequence ATGAGAAAAGGCTTAAGAGCACAAAAAGAAAGAGGGAAACTAGTCTCTTTTGTTCCAACAGGAGAATACTATTTTAATAAGGGAGTAAAGGCGTACCATCGTCAAGAGCTCCAAAAGTCATCAAAATATTTAGAGCGGGCCTTTCAACTAGAGCCACTTGAACCAATGATTGCATGCCAATTAGCCATCGTGAAAACAGAACTTGGCGATTACCAACAGTCAAACGAACTTCTTCACGTCATTGTAGAAGAACTGGATCCTCATATGACTGAATGTCATTATTTTTTATCGAATAATTATGCTCATTTAGGTTTGTTTAAGGAAGCATATACGCATGTGACCCAATACTTAGAGCATGATAAAATCGGTGAATTTAATGAAGATGCCGAAGATTTATTAGATTTACTAGAACTCGATTCAGATGAGTCGTTAGAGACACTTTATGAACAAGACGAGCTAATCTCAAAGCAAGATGAAGCAAGAAAGCTTTTAGAATCAGGAAATTTCCAAAAAGCTATAGCGCTTTTAGAAGAAGTCATTGAAGAGTTTCCAGAGTTTTGGTCCGCTTACAATAACCTAGCTTTAGCACATTTTTATTTAGGGGAATTGGAAAAAGCAAAAGAAATCCTGGAAAAAGTGTTAGAGGAAAACCCAGGAAATTTACATGCTCTTTGCAACCTAGCAGTGTTTCATTTCTATCAACAAGAGCAAACAAAATTGACTGAGATTGTTAAAGGTCTTGAGAAGGTTCGTCCAATTGCTTTTGAGCATCGCTTCAAATTGGGGGCAACGTTTGCATTAATCGGAAAATTCGAGTTAGCCTATCAATGGTTAAAAAATTTACAAAAGCAAGGCTATGATACAGAAACCGGCTTTTACTACTGGTTGGCAAAAGCAGCGTACTTTACCGGTCATGAAGAATCTGCTCGAAATGCATGGAAAAAAGTGTTGCTTGAAAGTCCGGAAAAAGAAGGGGAAGAACCTTGGATCGACCAGAATGAAACGGTTGAAGGGTTTGAAAACCATATTCCTTCACTATTAAAAAAACTAAAAAGTAAACACCAAGAGGAGCGAATATTTGGCTTATTTTTACTGTCTGTAAGTGATAAGCAGAAGCAGATGTTATCTCACCCTAATTTCACTAATATATCAGAGTTCAACTTGTTAGAGAAATTGTATTTAGCAGAGATTCTTCAGAAAGAGAAATCTTCGGCTTTTGAACCCGATGCCCGTATTTGTAAACTGCAAGAAACAGCTCTTTATTTGTACAAATATTATCAACCGGTTGATCCTGTTTCATCGGGTTTATATTTATTATGGTTTACGATTGGGATAAATGGTTTGAATGGTGGAGAGTCGTTTACAAATGCCCGTGCTTTCGCTGCCGCAACAGAATATATTTGGCTTAAGCTTCGTTCGGAAGCAACAACTCAAAAAGAGGTTTCAGAAAAATACGGAATATCACCTGCTACATTAGCTAAATATACTAAGATTGTTAATAAATACTTGATTTGA
- a CDS encoding HPr family phosphocarrier protein: MVEKKIEVKLKTGLQARPAALFVQEANRFSSEVFLEKDGKKVNAKSIMGLMSLAISSGATVSLIADGNDENEAINALSEFVIKEV, encoded by the coding sequence ATGGTTGAGAAAAAAATAGAAGTTAAGCTAAAAACGGGCTTGCAAGCGAGACCAGCAGCTCTTTTTGTACAAGAAGCAAACCGTTTTTCATCTGAAGTTTTTTTAGAAAAAGACGGAAAAAAAGTTAACGCCAAGAGTATTATGGGGCTTATGAGCTTAGCGATTAGCTCCGGGGCGACCGTTTCACTGATTGCCGATGGAAATGACGAAAATGAAGCCATCAACGCGCTAAGTGAATTCGTAATAAAGGAAGTCTAA
- the hisB gene encoding imidazoleglycerol-phosphate dehydratase HisB, with the protein MEGIVERNATINRQTFETNISLGFAVDGEGKAEINTNVPFMTHMLELFTKHGHFNLTLNAQGDTDVDDHHTTEDIGICLGQALKEALGSKKGIKRYGSAFVPMDEALAQVVVDVSNRPHLEMRASFPSQKLGTFDTELVHEFLWKLALEARMNLHVIVHYGQNTHHIIEAIFKAIARALDEATTIDPRVTGIPSTKGIL; encoded by the coding sequence ATGGAAGGGATAGTTGAAAGGAACGCAACGATTAACCGACAAACTTTTGAAACGAATATATCTCTAGGATTTGCGGTTGATGGAGAAGGGAAGGCCGAAATAAATACGAATGTCCCTTTTATGACTCATATGTTGGAGCTATTCACAAAGCACGGTCACTTTAACTTGACCCTGAATGCCCAAGGAGATACCGATGTGGATGATCATCATACTACGGAGGATATTGGAATTTGCCTTGGACAAGCCCTAAAAGAAGCCTTAGGATCTAAAAAGGGAATTAAGCGCTATGGGAGTGCCTTTGTCCCGATGGATGAGGCACTAGCACAAGTGGTGGTAGATGTAAGCAATCGTCCCCATTTAGAAATGAGAGCATCTTTTCCAAGCCAAAAGTTGGGTACGTTTGATACCGAGTTAGTTCATGAATTTCTATGGAAACTTGCACTTGAAGCGCGCATGAACTTGCATGTGATTGTCCACTACGGTCAAAATACGCATCATATCATCGAAGCCATCTTCAAAGCAATTGCCCGAGCGTTAGATGAGGCGACGACGATTGATCCAAGAGTAACAGGGATTCCCTCGACGAAAGGGATATTATAA
- a CDS encoding gluconeogenesis factor YvcK family protein, with translation MIIPDQRKIVILGGGTGLPVLLRGLKKYPLDITAIVTVADDGGSSGRLRNDLDIPPPGDVRNVLAALSDVEPLIEQLFQHRFQTTNELTGHSLGNLIIAALTSISGDFVHAIQEMSRVLNVRGKVLPAANQSVVLHAEMEDGSIVSGESKIPYSGKKIKKVFLTPEKTDPLPETITAIREADLIIIGPGSLYTSILPNLLVPQIGEEVSKAKAKKVYICNIMTQAGETLDFTASDHVKAIYHHMNSQFIDIILVNNEEVPLEVQMKYKEELAKPVVYDIDRLKELGLDVLYKNILSYEGEYIRHNTDEVAKIIYTLLEDEKHN, from the coding sequence ATGATAATTCCTGATCAACGAAAAATTGTCATTCTAGGTGGTGGCACAGGGCTACCTGTCCTATTGAGGGGATTGAAGAAATACCCGTTAGATATTACAGCGATTGTGACTGTAGCGGATGATGGAGGGAGTTCAGGTCGTCTCCGGAATGATCTAGATATCCCTCCACCGGGAGATGTTCGCAATGTGTTAGCTGCATTATCCGACGTAGAGCCACTCATTGAACAGCTATTTCAACACCGGTTTCAAACGACAAATGAATTGACAGGTCATTCACTAGGGAATTTAATAATTGCCGCATTAACCTCTATCTCTGGAGATTTTGTTCATGCCATTCAAGAAATGAGCCGTGTCTTAAATGTAAGAGGTAAAGTGCTACCTGCAGCGAATCAAAGTGTAGTTCTTCATGCCGAAATGGAAGATGGTTCGATTGTTTCAGGAGAATCAAAAATTCCTTACTCAGGAAAGAAAATCAAAAAGGTTTTTTTAACACCAGAAAAAACAGACCCTTTACCTGAAACGATAACGGCTATTCGAGAAGCAGACCTAATTATCATTGGACCAGGAAGTTTGTACACTAGTATTTTACCTAATTTACTTGTCCCGCAAATAGGAGAAGAGGTTAGCAAGGCCAAGGCGAAGAAAGTGTATATATGTAATATTATGACACAAGCAGGTGAAACCCTTGATTTTACCGCAAGTGATCATGTGAAAGCGATTTATCATCACATGAACTCTCAGTTTATTGATATAATATTAGTGAATAATGAAGAGGTTCCGTTAGAAGTTCAGATGAAATACAAGGAAGAGCTCGCTAAACCAGTCGTGTATGATATAGATCGCTTGAAAGAATTAGGTCTAGACGTGCTATATAAGAATATCCTTTCATATGAAGGAGAGTATATTCGACACAATACAGATGAAGTAGCGAAGATTATCTACACATTATTAGAGGACGAGAAGCATAATTAA
- the trxB gene encoding thioredoxin-disulfide reductase, whose protein sequence is MTEENIYDVIIIGAGPAGMTAAVYTSRANLSTLMIERGIPGGQMANTEDVENYPGFDHILGPDLSNKMFEHAKKFGAEYAYGDIKEIVDGEEYKLVKAGSKEYKAHAVIITTGAEYKKIGVPGEKELGGRGVSYCAVCDGAFFKGKDLVVIGGGDSAVEEGVYLTRFANKVTIVHRRDELRAQKILQDRAFQNDKIDFIWNHTIQEINDKDGKVGSVTLVSTENGEKTEFPAQGVFIYIGMDPLTKPFINLGITNEFGYIETNGRMETKVDGIFAAGDVREKTLRQIVTATGDGSIAAQSVQHYIEELKEKLKI, encoded by the coding sequence GTGACTGAAGAGAACATTTATGATGTCATTATTATCGGTGCGGGTCCGGCGGGGATGACCGCTGCAGTATATACATCTCGTGCAAATCTTTCTACTTTGATGATTGAGCGAGGTATTCCAGGTGGCCAAATGGCTAACACTGAGGATGTCGAGAATTATCCAGGTTTTGATCATATTTTAGGTCCGGATCTTTCGAATAAAATGTTTGAACATGCGAAAAAATTCGGAGCTGAATATGCCTACGGGGACATAAAAGAAATTGTTGATGGGGAAGAGTATAAGCTCGTCAAAGCAGGTTCAAAAGAATACAAAGCTCATGCAGTAATTATCACAACCGGAGCAGAGTACAAAAAAATTGGTGTACCAGGTGAAAAAGAACTTGGTGGGCGAGGCGTATCGTATTGTGCCGTTTGTGATGGTGCGTTCTTTAAAGGTAAAGACTTGGTTGTCATTGGTGGAGGAGATTCTGCTGTCGAAGAAGGCGTGTATTTAACGCGTTTTGCTAACAAAGTCACCATTGTTCACCGTCGTGACGAACTTCGTGCACAGAAAATCTTGCAAGATCGCGCGTTCCAAAATGATAAAATCGACTTCATTTGGAATCATACAATTCAAGAAATCAATGATAAAGACGGAAAAGTTGGCAGCGTCACGCTTGTGTCTACTGAAAATGGGGAGAAAACAGAATTTCCAGCTCAAGGTGTCTTCATTTACATTGGCATGGACCCATTAACCAAACCGTTTATTAATTTAGGGATTACGAACGAGTTTGGATATATTGAAACAAATGGACGCATGGAAACAAAAGTAGACGGAATTTTTGCAGCGGGGGATGTCCGGGAAAAAACGTTACGTCAAATTGTGACGGCGACCGGTGATGGAAGTATTGCTGCGCAAAGTGTTCAACATTATATTGAAGAACTTAAAGAAAAGTTGAAAATATAA
- the hisIE gene encoding bifunctional phosphoribosyl-AMP cyclohydrolase/phosphoribosyl-ATP diphosphatase HisIE: MKIDSDFVKDIVFDEKGLVPAIVQDAKTKEVLTLAYMSKESLRRSIDSGETWFYSRSRAELWHKGASSGNTQSIVELRFDCDKDAILALVKPEGPACHTGEVSCFTPSFYQRDECEGEQPEENNILETLQQLISEREQNMPAGAYTTYLFSEGLDKILKKVGEESAEVIIAAKNRDKEELTWETADLLYHLLVLLQEQKLPFQDVLNVLAERQKK; this comes from the coding sequence ATGAAAATAGATTCAGATTTTGTGAAGGACATCGTCTTTGATGAAAAAGGACTTGTCCCGGCGATTGTGCAGGATGCTAAAACCAAAGAGGTACTTACCCTGGCATATATGTCGAAGGAGTCATTGCGGAGGTCTATTGATTCCGGTGAAACTTGGTTCTATAGTAGATCAAGAGCCGAGCTTTGGCATAAAGGAGCTAGTAGCGGAAACACACAATCCATTGTCGAGCTTCGCTTTGATTGTGATAAGGATGCGATTTTAGCCTTAGTAAAACCAGAAGGACCAGCTTGCCATACAGGCGAAGTCAGTTGTTTTACTCCCTCCTTTTATCAGAGAGATGAGTGCGAGGGAGAACAGCCGGAAGAAAACAACATTTTAGAGACGCTGCAACAGCTTATTTCAGAGCGAGAGCAAAACATGCCTGCAGGAGCCTATACAACGTATTTATTTTCAGAAGGACTTGATAAGATTTTGAAAAAAGTCGGCGAAGAGAGTGCAGAAGTCATTATTGCGGCAAAGAATCGAGATAAGGAAGAATTAACATGGGAGACAGCCGATCTCCTCTATCACCTTCTAGTCCTACTTCAAGAGCAAAAATTACCGTTTCAAGACGTGCTGAATGTATTAGCAGAACGTCAGAAGAAATAA
- the hisA gene encoding 1-(5-phosphoribosyl)-5-[(5-phosphoribosylamino)methylideneamino]imidazole-4-carboxamide isomerase — MSLTIYPAIDMLGGKCVRLQQGDYQKETIYGDILERAEHFVKNGAQWIHMVDLDGAKDGDTIHRDFVCQVANTLNVSVQVGGGIRSEADLRYYLDNGVKRVIIGSLAVSHRSLVKEWLVNYGDQIVIGLDAKDGYVATQGWQETSELTAIDLAQELVEAGAETFIFTDIATDGMLSGPNIEAVAKLGEVTGKQVIASGGVSSLADLKELGMKSNIQGAIVGKALYEKRFSLRDAIEVTTC, encoded by the coding sequence ATGAGTTTGACGATCTATCCAGCTATTGACATGCTTGGTGGCAAATGTGTTCGCCTTCAGCAGGGGGATTACCAAAAAGAAACGATTTACGGCGATATTTTAGAGAGAGCAGAGCACTTTGTGAAAAACGGAGCTCAGTGGATACATATGGTTGACCTGGACGGTGCAAAAGATGGCGACACCATTCATCGCGATTTTGTTTGCCAGGTGGCGAATACGTTAAACGTTTCCGTTCAAGTAGGAGGGGGAATTCGTTCAGAGGCCGACCTTCGCTACTACTTAGATAATGGTGTGAAGCGTGTGATTATCGGTAGCCTAGCTGTATCGCATCGATCGTTAGTGAAAGAATGGTTAGTCAATTACGGAGATCAAATTGTCATCGGTCTGGATGCGAAAGATGGCTATGTGGCTACCCAAGGTTGGCAAGAGACCTCTGAGCTAACGGCGATTGATTTAGCCCAGGAGTTAGTAGAAGCAGGGGCGGAAACGTTTATTTTTACAGACATTGCAACAGACGGGATGCTTTCAGGGCCAAATATTGAGGCAGTAGCAAAGCTTGGTGAAGTAACCGGGAAACAGGTCATTGCTTCAGGCGGAGTAAGTTCACTAGCCGATCTCAAGGAATTGGGGATGAAGTCAAACATACAAGGGGCTATTGTGGGAAAAGCACTCTATGAGAAGCGATTTTCTTTGCGAGATGCCATCGAGGTCACTACATGCTAA
- the hisF gene encoding imidazole glycerol phosphate synthase subunit HisF — translation MLTKRIIPCLDVKEGRVVKGIQFVELRDAGDPVELAKIYDKQGADELVFLDISATHEGRKTMVNVVKAVASELAIPFTVGGGIHSVSDMKEILRSGADKVSLNTAAVLRPELITEGARYFGSQCIVVAIDAKQDDKLGWRVHTHGGRTPTDYSAVEWAREAVNRGAGEILLTSMDTDGGKNGYNLALTKAISEAVSVPVIASGGAGSAADFFHAFTSGKADAALAASIFHYEETSVQEVKRFLKTKGVVVR, via the coding sequence ATGCTAACAAAACGAATTATTCCATGTTTAGACGTTAAAGAGGGAAGGGTCGTAAAAGGCATTCAATTTGTCGAGCTACGCGATGCAGGGGATCCTGTTGAGTTAGCGAAAATTTACGATAAACAAGGAGCAGACGAACTAGTCTTCTTAGATATATCTGCTACACATGAAGGCAGAAAAACGATGGTTAATGTGGTGAAAGCTGTTGCCTCAGAACTCGCCATCCCTTTTACCGTTGGTGGAGGTATTCATTCAGTAAGTGATATGAAAGAAATTCTTCGTTCAGGTGCAGATAAGGTGTCCTTAAATACAGCCGCAGTTTTAAGGCCGGAGTTAATTACTGAGGGAGCCAGGTATTTTGGTTCTCAATGCATCGTCGTTGCGATTGATGCCAAGCAAGACGACAAGCTTGGCTGGCGTGTACACACACATGGGGGTCGCACACCAACGGACTATTCAGCTGTCGAATGGGCAAGGGAAGCTGTTAATCGTGGAGCGGGAGAAATCTTACTAACCAGCATGGATACCGACGGCGGAAAAAATGGATATAATCTCGCATTGACAAAAGCCATCAGTGAAGCGGTCTCGGTTCCAGTCATTGCTTCTGGAGGAGCGGGAAGTGCAGCTGATTTTTTCCACGCCTTTACCAGTGGCAAGGCAGACGCAGCCTTAGCAGCCTCCATTTTCCACTATGAAGAAACGAGTGTTCAAGAGGTGAAGCGTTTTTTGAAAACAAAAGGAGTTGTTGTACGATGA
- the whiA gene encoding DNA-binding protein WhiA, whose amino-acid sequence MSFASETKKELTNIEMKHCCAKAELSALIRMNGSLSFSNRMLIVNIQTENAAIARRIYTLIKKIYQAPVELLVRKKMRLKKNNVYIVRLNEGAKQILEDLMILAEGFTFVYNISPELIKKKCCKRSYLRGAFLAGGSVNNPETSSYHLEIFSLYEEHNQALSDLMNIFGLNSKTLERKKGFITYLKEAEKITELLNVIGAHNALMRFEDVRIVRDMRNSVNRLVNCETANLNKTIGAALRQVENIRFIEAVVGLNILPDKLREIAELRVAYQDVTLKELGEMVSGGTVSKSGVNHRLRKIDQIADRLRAGESVSQKT is encoded by the coding sequence ATGTCGTTTGCATCTGAAACGAAGAAAGAATTAACGAATATAGAAATGAAACATTGTTGTGCAAAAGCCGAATTATCTGCATTAATTCGCATGAATGGCTCCCTTTCCTTTTCGAATCGTATGCTCATTGTTAATATTCAAACAGAAAATGCAGCGATTGCTAGACGGATTTACACATTGATTAAAAAGATTTATCAAGCTCCCGTTGAATTATTGGTACGGAAAAAAATGCGCTTAAAGAAAAACAATGTGTATATTGTCCGTTTAAATGAGGGTGCTAAACAAATTTTAGAAGATTTAATGATCTTAGCAGAAGGATTTACGTTTGTTTATAATATTTCGCCTGAACTTATAAAGAAAAAGTGCTGCAAACGAAGTTATTTACGAGGAGCATTTTTAGCTGGCGGCTCCGTGAACAATCCAGAAACATCTTCCTATCACTTAGAGATTTTTTCACTTTATGAAGAGCATAATCAAGCTCTATCAGATTTAATGAATATATTTGGTTTAAACAGTAAAACGTTAGAGCGGAAAAAAGGCTTCATTACTTATTTAAAAGAGGCAGAAAAAATCACGGAACTCTTAAATGTAATTGGCGCGCATAATGCGTTGATGCGATTTGAGGACGTTCGGATTGTTCGTGATATGCGTAATTCTGTCAACCGCCTAGTGAACTGCGAAACAGCCAATTTAAATAAAACAATTGGAGCGGCTCTACGACAAGTGGAAAATATTCGCTTTATTGAAGCAGTGGTCGGTCTAAATATTCTCCCAGATAAATTAAGAGAAATCGCTGAGCTCCGGGTGGCCTATCAAGATGTTACATTAAAAGAGTTAGGTGAGATGGTGTCAGGAGGAACGGTGAGTAAGTCGGGAGTAAACCACCGATTACGAAAGATTGATCAAATAGCGGATCGTCTTCGTGCAGGTGAATCTGTATCACAAAAAACATGA
- a CDS encoding 8-oxo-dGTP diphosphatase, protein MIMLQRVTNCLYLKDDQVLLLKKPRRGWWVAPGGKMEPGESVRDAVIREYREETGIYLRSPVLKGIFTFIIKDGEQLVSEWMMFTFFAEDGDGVNLKQTDEGQIGWHPFGSLKDLPMAEGDYHILDYMIHGQGIIYGTFTYTPDFKLLSYRLDPS, encoded by the coding sequence GTGATTATGTTGCAACGTGTGACGAATTGTTTATACCTAAAAGATGACCAAGTATTATTACTGAAAAAACCAAGAAGAGGCTGGTGGGTTGCTCCAGGAGGCAAGATGGAGCCAGGTGAATCGGTGAGAGATGCGGTTATCCGTGAATACCGAGAAGAAACAGGAATTTATCTTCGTTCACCCGTTCTCAAGGGTATTTTTACATTTATTATTAAAGATGGAGAACAACTAGTATCAGAATGGATGATGTTTACGTTTTTTGCCGAAGATGGGGATGGAGTCAATCTAAAACAGACCGATGAAGGGCAAATTGGTTGGCATCCGTTTGGAAGCCTAAAGGATTTGCCTATGGCAGAAGGTGATTATCATATTTTGGATTATATGATTCACGGCCAAGGCATTATTTATGGAACGTTTACGTATACACCTGATTTTAAATTGCTTTCTTATCGGTTAGATCCGAGTTAA
- the rapZ gene encoding RNase adapter RapZ, giving the protein MSTGSISDVQLVIITGMSGAGKTVAIQSFEDLGFFCVDNLPPTLLPKFLELMKESGSKMNKVALVMDLRGREFFEHLLKGLDNLAETSWITPHILYLDADDEALVRRYKETRRNHPLAPTGLPLEGIKQERELLEELKGRAQMIYHTGSMNPRELREKILTEFSANQQSIFTVNVMSFGFKHGIPIDADLVFDVRFLPNPHYIDSMRPKTGLDEDVSTYVLKWNETQKFIEKTADLLTFMLPHYKREGKSQLVIAIGCTGGQHRSVALAEHFSKYFGEDYQTEVFHRDVERRKENTT; this is encoded by the coding sequence ATGAGTACGGGATCAATAAGTGATGTGCAATTAGTGATTATTACAGGGATGTCGGGGGCTGGTAAAACAGTTGCAATTCAAAGTTTTGAGGATTTGGGCTTCTTTTGTGTAGATAACCTACCTCCAACCCTATTACCGAAATTTCTAGAGCTAATGAAAGAGTCTGGAAGTAAAATGAATAAAGTCGCACTCGTGATGGACTTACGTGGACGAGAGTTCTTTGAGCATTTATTAAAGGGATTGGATAATCTTGCAGAAACGTCTTGGATTACACCGCATATTCTTTATTTAGATGCAGATGATGAAGCCTTGGTGAGAAGATACAAAGAAACAAGACGAAATCATCCGCTTGCTCCTACAGGCTTACCCCTAGAGGGAATCAAACAAGAACGTGAATTGTTAGAGGAGCTAAAAGGGCGCGCGCAAATGATTTATCATACAGGAAGCATGAATCCGCGAGAGTTAAGAGAAAAAATCTTAACCGAGTTTTCTGCGAATCAGCAATCGATTTTTACGGTCAATGTGATGTCATTTGGTTTTAAACACGGAATACCGATTGATGCTGACCTTGTATTTGATGTCCGTTTTTTACCGAATCCTCACTATATTGATAGTATGAGACCAAAAACAGGTTTAGATGAAGATGTCTCAACCTATGTTTTAAAATGGAATGAAACTCAGAAGTTTATTGAAAAAACAGCAGATTTACTTACGTTTATGCTTCCTCACTATAAACGCGAAGGAAAAAGTCAGTTGGTCATTGCGATTGGCTGTACCGGTGGACAGCATCGATCAGTCGCGCTAGCCGAGCATTTCTCGAAGTATTTTGGCGAAGATTATCAAACAGAAGTATTCCATCGTGATGTTGAGAGGAGAAAGGAAAATACAACATGA
- the hisH gene encoding imidazole glycerol phosphate synthase subunit HisH, translated as MIGIIDYGMGNLFSVSKALHRLNIPYFLSESVEELQQADGLILPGVGSFKDAMKLLQEKKIDRLLKNYSASGKPVLGICLGMQLLYEESEENGHTTGLSLLKGKVRHIPKGEVKVPHMGWNLLRYNGFSPLINKLPQQHVYFVHSYYVTEFAPKELLASCSYHVEIPAIVGKENIIGMQFHPEKSGSLGMRLLQNFTELVQKGIVIA; from the coding sequence ATGATTGGGATTATTGACTATGGAATGGGAAATCTTTTTTCGGTCAGCAAAGCTTTGCACCGCTTGAATATTCCTTATTTTCTTTCTGAATCAGTAGAGGAATTACAGCAAGCAGATGGACTTATATTACCAGGTGTCGGCAGCTTTAAAGATGCGATGAAGTTATTGCAAGAAAAGAAAATAGATCGTTTGCTAAAAAACTACTCTGCTTCTGGGAAACCCGTTTTAGGGATTTGTCTTGGGATGCAACTTTTATATGAAGAAAGTGAGGAGAATGGACATACAACGGGTCTTTCTCTTTTAAAAGGAAAAGTAAGGCACATTCCTAAGGGGGAGGTAAAGGTTCCTCATATGGGGTGGAACCTTCTTCGCTATAATGGTTTTTCCCCACTCATAAACAAGTTACCACAACAGCATGTGTATTTTGTTCACTCGTATTATGTAACGGAATTTGCTCCCAAAGAACTTCTGGCTTCTTGCAGCTATCATGTAGAAATTCCTGCAATCGTAGGAAAAGAAAATATTATCGGGATGCAATTTCATCCGGAGAAAAGTGGGTCTCTCGGCATGAGATTATTGCAAAACTTTACGGAACTGGTCCAGAAAGGAATTGTGATCGCATGA